In Streptomyces sp. NBC_01408, one DNA window encodes the following:
- a CDS encoding GntR family transcriptional regulator — protein MGTVRYLEIADALRTAVLSGELPVGARLPSESDLAARWSASRGTVRQAVATLAAEGLIGSRQGARRIVLRQERRHSFGELNSFAQWAEGIGHTADSRFLSRTRRPATAEEAGRLALAPGTEILAVLRLRLLDGEPTMVERTAYADWVAAAVEAMPVDCRSVMNGLAEGSGVVAHYGEHLIDALPAGSEDARLLGVRRGSPLLRQRHVSATGTGRPIEWSDDRYLAGSVTFSVSNSAVATPLERHAGDR, from the coding sequence ATGGGCACGGTCCGGTATCTGGAGATCGCCGACGCGCTGCGCACGGCGGTCCTCTCCGGCGAACTCCCCGTGGGCGCCCGGCTGCCCTCCGAGAGCGATCTGGCCGCCCGCTGGTCCGCCTCGCGCGGGACGGTCCGGCAGGCGGTCGCCACGCTCGCCGCGGAGGGACTGATCGGTTCCCGGCAGGGGGCGCGCAGGATCGTCCTGCGCCAGGAGCGCCGGCACAGCTTCGGCGAGCTCAACAGCTTCGCCCAGTGGGCCGAGGGGATCGGGCACACGGCCGACAGCCGGTTCCTGTCCCGCACCCGCCGCCCGGCCACGGCAGAGGAGGCCGGCCGCCTCGCCCTGGCGCCCGGTACGGAGATCCTGGCCGTGCTGCGGCTGCGGCTGCTCGACGGGGAACCGACCATGGTGGAGCGGACCGCGTACGCCGACTGGGTCGCCGCGGCCGTCGAGGCGATGCCGGTGGACTGCCGCTCCGTCATGAACGGCCTGGCCGAGGGCTCGGGGGTCGTCGCCCACTACGGCGAGCACCTCATCGACGCCCTGCCCGCGGGCAGCGAGGACGCCCGGCTGCTGGGGGTGCGGCGCGGCAGCCCGCTGCTGCGCCAGCGGCACGTGTCCGCGACGGGCACGGGCCGTCCGATCGAGTGGTCCGACGACCGCTACCTGGCCGGCAGCGTCACCTTCAGTGTGAGCAACTCGGCAGTAGCAACACCCTTGGAGCGGCACGCCGGGGACCGGTGA
- a CDS encoding ABC transporter substrate-binding protein: MLSAAVLTTLSACGAAPDQPAGASGDAKNQPQPGAAASVADFGSMEALVAAAQKEGQLNVIALPPDWANYGEIIKAFEAKYKIKVNSENPDASSSDEIAAVKSRKGQKRAPDVLDLGIAFARSGAAENLFAPYKVAAWDKIPAGQKDADGRWYNDYGGYVSIGCDAARIKTCPQTFADLTKPEYKGKVALNGNPTKSGSAFGGVYAAALANKGSFADIQPGIDFFGQLRKSGNFIPVESTPATVEKGETPISIDWDYLNAGYAEQFKGKGVDWKVTVPSDGVFAQFYSQAINKEAPNPAAARLWMEFLYSAEGQNLWLKGYARPVLLPVMTQDGTADKDAVAKLPQVQGTPAFPASEELDKAKAALAEKWDKALS; encoded by the coding sequence CTGCTCAGCGCCGCCGTCCTCACCACGCTCAGCGCGTGTGGTGCCGCCCCCGACCAGCCCGCCGGTGCCTCCGGTGACGCGAAGAACCAGCCGCAGCCGGGCGCCGCGGCCTCGGTGGCCGACTTCGGCTCGATGGAGGCCCTCGTCGCCGCCGCGCAGAAGGAGGGCCAGCTCAATGTGATCGCGCTGCCGCCGGACTGGGCGAACTACGGCGAGATCATCAAGGCCTTCGAAGCCAAGTACAAGATCAAGGTCAACAGCGAGAACCCGGACGCCTCCAGCTCCGACGAGATCGCCGCCGTCAAGTCCCGCAAGGGCCAGAAGCGCGCCCCCGACGTCCTCGACCTCGGCATCGCCTTCGCCCGCAGCGGCGCCGCCGAGAACCTCTTCGCCCCGTACAAGGTCGCCGCCTGGGACAAGATCCCCGCGGGCCAGAAGGACGCCGACGGCCGCTGGTACAACGACTACGGCGGCTACGTCTCCATCGGCTGCGACGCCGCGCGCATCAAGACCTGCCCGCAGACCTTCGCCGACCTGACGAAGCCCGAGTACAAGGGCAAGGTGGCCCTCAACGGCAACCCCACGAAGTCCGGTTCGGCCTTCGGCGGCGTCTACGCGGCCGCGCTCGCCAACAAGGGCTCCTTCGCCGACATCCAGCCGGGCATCGACTTCTTCGGGCAGCTGCGCAAGAGCGGCAACTTCATCCCGGTCGAGTCCACCCCGGCCACCGTCGAGAAGGGCGAGACGCCCATCTCCATCGACTGGGACTACCTGAACGCGGGCTACGCCGAGCAGTTCAAGGGCAAGGGCGTCGACTGGAAGGTCACCGTCCCCTCCGACGGGGTCTTCGCCCAGTTCTACTCCCAGGCCATCAACAAGGAGGCCCCGAACCCGGCCGCCGCCCGCCTGTGGATGGAGTTCCTCTACAGCGCCGAGGGTCAGAACCTGTGGCTCAAGGGCTACGCCCGCCCGGTCCTGCTGCCCGTCATGACCCAGGACGGCACCGCCGACAAGGACGCCGTCGCCAAGCTCCCGCAGGTCCAGGGCACCCCGGCCTTCCCCGCCTCCGAAGAGCTCGACAAGGCCAAGGCCGCCCTCGCGGAGAAGTGGGACAAGGCCCTCTCCTGA
- a CDS encoding ABC transporter permease subunit produces MSASPTTPHPTTGPSVDRTAGGSTRRRRRGPRTWLAAVPLLAFTGLCFGVPLGAIAFGAVTRTDQATGATQVTGEHLARSLQGPYLGSLVGSVQLSALTALIGAVLGVLIAQAVVTSRSTALRGAALTASGVLANFGGVPLAFAFIATVGISGVLTQLGRLTDHGWNLYSFTGLTVVYLYFLTPLMVLVIAPALDGLRPQWREAAQNSGATGRQFWRHVGLPVLAPSLLGGFVLLFGTAFAAHATAAALVGGSVPLVTLKIADALSGNVLTGQENVALALGLDMILIAGLVMAVYLPLQRRSARWLR; encoded by the coding sequence ATGTCCGCCTCTCCCACCACCCCCCACCCGACGACGGGCCCGTCCGTCGACCGCACCGCCGGCGGCAGCACCCGCCGCCGGCGGCGCGGCCCGCGCACCTGGCTCGCGGCCGTCCCGCTCCTCGCCTTCACCGGGCTCTGCTTCGGCGTCCCGCTCGGTGCGATCGCCTTCGGCGCGGTCACCCGTACCGACCAGGCGACCGGCGCCACCCAGGTGACCGGTGAGCACCTCGCGCGCTCCCTCCAGGGCCCCTACCTCGGCTCGCTCGTGGGCAGCGTCCAGCTGTCCGCCCTGACCGCCCTGATCGGCGCGGTCCTCGGCGTGCTCATCGCCCAGGCCGTGGTCACCTCGCGCTCCACGGCCCTGCGCGGAGCCGCCCTCACCGCTTCGGGCGTGCTCGCCAACTTCGGCGGCGTCCCGCTGGCCTTCGCCTTCATCGCCACCGTCGGCATCTCCGGAGTCCTCACCCAGCTCGGCCGGCTCACCGACCACGGCTGGAACCTGTACTCCTTCACCGGCCTCACCGTGGTCTACCTGTACTTCCTGACCCCGCTCATGGTGCTCGTGATCGCCCCGGCGCTGGACGGCCTGCGCCCCCAGTGGCGCGAGGCCGCCCAGAACAGCGGGGCCACCGGACGGCAGTTCTGGCGCCACGTCGGCCTGCCCGTACTCGCGCCCTCCCTGCTCGGCGGATTCGTGCTGCTCTTCGGCACCGCCTTCGCCGCGCACGCCACGGCCGCCGCCCTCGTCGGCGGCTCCGTCCCGCTGGTCACCCTCAAGATCGCGGACGCGCTGTCGGGGAACGTGCTCACCGGCCAGGAGAACGTGGCGCTCGCCCTCGGCCTCGACATGATCCTGATCGCCGGCCT